One window of the Gimesia chilikensis genome contains the following:
- a CDS encoding DUF1559 domain-containing protein: MSIPRRSRSHRGFTLIELLVVIAIIAILIALLLPAVQQAREAARRSTCKNNLKQLGLALHNYHSTFQMLPPAYVRDPNVGDDEGHWTWSAFIAPHIELTSVYNAFQVGNTPASYAFGNNIQAMQQTYPVFRCPSDTGPATHTEAGYTIDYFVSGSRTSNVGVSVTNYVVSNNNAYHRATRATNYLDGTTGGTGPFWGNSNCRFRDVTDGLSNTILAGERAYQIPGNPMYAGMLFAVRDNLGLGPTCTNCSGNTAANQGLLSITGTTHFGINPISSVDQANGGYSSRHVGGAQFLMGDGAVRFISENIDTNITNGGVVDSTLERLSSISDGAILGEY; the protein is encoded by the coding sequence ATGAGTATTCCAAGACGCTCGCGATCACATCGAGGTTTTACCTTGATCGAACTGCTGGTGGTCATTGCCATCATCGCTATTCTGATAGCTCTCCTGCTACCGGCTGTACAACAGGCGCGAGAAGCGGCCCGCCGCAGTACGTGTAAAAACAATCTGAAGCAGCTCGGTCTCGCCCTGCACAACTACCATTCCACGTTCCAGATGTTACCACCCGCTTATGTGCGTGATCCCAATGTGGGAGATGATGAAGGCCACTGGACCTGGTCCGCGTTTATTGCCCCCCATATTGAATTAACCTCGGTCTACAATGCGTTCCAGGTGGGAAACACACCGGCCAGTTATGCTTTCGGCAACAATATCCAGGCCATGCAACAGACTTACCCCGTATTTCGCTGTCCTTCCGATACCGGACCGGCAACGCATACGGAAGCCGGCTACACAATCGATTATTTTGTTTCAGGCAGCCGGACATCCAACGTCGGTGTCTCGGTCACCAATTATGTTGTCTCGAATAACAATGCCTATCACCGTGCGACCCGGGCGACCAACTATCTCGATGGCACTACAGGTGGCACCGGCCCATTCTGGGGCAACAGCAATTGTCGCTTCCGCGATGTGACCGACGGCTTAAGCAACACAATCCTGGCTGGCGAGCGAGCCTACCAGATTCCAGGAAATCCCATGTATGCGGGCATGCTGTTCGCCGTCCGCGACAATCTCGGACTGGGGCCCACGTGTACCAACTGCTCCGGAAACACCGCTGCGAACCAGGGGCTGCTCAGCATTACCGGTACCACACATTTCGGTATTAATCCGATCTCCTCAGTTGATCAGGCCAACGGTGGATACAGCAGTCGCCACGTGGGCGGAGCTCAGTTCCTGATGGGTGATGGTGCAGTTCGCTTCATCAGCGAAAACATCGATACGAACATCACCAACGGGGGCGTCGTTGACAGCACACTCGAACGTCTCTCCTCGATCTCGGATGGCGCCATTCTCGGCGAATATTAA
- a CDS encoding family 16 glycoside hydrolase: MSAPRYLLTLACLLAPVSVFAGAPEAISGDHYQQTVASDDFSGPELGKQWRLYKGSSVVKDGVLQGVELEGGGHAAVHQLKTEPYSDVELTVDLKFEGSPYTNLTFNQHKFKGSHAGHLCRVVVSPTKVTLRDGKTGVFNNEIFKKRQNKEKLTEDEQEILKRSQAVFPVKLKKGEWYTVTVRINGDQMQAFIDGKLIGSLRSPGIAHPTKDMIGLVTPKQSIHYDNVKVRVP; encoded by the coding sequence ATGTCCGCTCCACGTTATCTGCTCACTCTGGCTTGTCTGCTGGCACCGGTATCAGTCTTCGCGGGAGCACCGGAAGCCATTTCCGGAGACCATTATCAGCAGACGGTGGCCTCAGATGATTTCTCCGGGCCCGAACTCGGCAAGCAGTGGCGCCTCTATAAAGGCTCCTCAGTCGTAAAAGACGGTGTGCTGCAGGGAGTCGAACTCGAGGGAGGTGGACACGCAGCCGTCCATCAGTTGAAGACCGAACCTTACAGCGATGTCGAACTCACCGTCGATCTCAAGTTCGAGGGTTCACCTTACACGAACCTGACCTTCAATCAGCATAAATTCAAAGGCTCCCACGCAGGCCATCTCTGCCGCGTGGTGGTTTCGCCCACGAAAGTCACACTCCGTGACGGCAAGACCGGCGTCTTCAATAATGAGATCTTCAAGAAACGACAGAACAAAGAAAAACTGACCGAAGACGAACAGGAGATTCTGAAACGGTCCCAGGCCGTCTTCCCGGTCAAACTGAAGAAAGGCGAGTGGTACACCGTCACTGTCCGCATTAATGGGGACCAGATGCAGGCTTTCATCGACGGCAAGCTGATTGGCTCCCTCCGTTCCCCGGGCATTGCCCATCCCACCAAAGACATGATCGGCCTGGTCACCCCCAAGCAGTCGATCCATTATGACAACGTCAAAGTCCGCGTACCTTAA
- a CDS encoding DUF899 domain-containing protein — protein sequence MNSTEQTLAHPNVVTHDAWRTQRLELLAAEKELTRHRDRVNAQRRRLPMVKLEKDYQFAGPEGQLRLLDLFAGRRQLIVYHFMFAPDWEQGCQGCTMLVNSLGDLSLLNKRDTTFVLVSRAQLEKLQKYKAEQGWDRTWVSSFESDFNYDFHVTLDDTVAPPEYNYRSQKELQQRKEAEPFFLSGELHGVSVFFRVGDDVYHTYSTYARGCESLTDSFRLLDLTPYGRQEEFEDSPTGWPQKPTYG from the coding sequence ATGAACTCAACCGAACAGACGCTGGCACATCCGAATGTGGTTACCCACGACGCATGGCGCACACAGCGACTCGAATTACTGGCAGCAGAAAAAGAACTTACCCGGCACCGGGATCGCGTCAACGCTCAACGACGGCGCCTGCCGATGGTGAAGCTCGAAAAGGATTATCAGTTCGCAGGTCCTGAAGGCCAACTCCGTCTACTCGATCTGTTTGCAGGTCGCCGTCAATTAATCGTCTATCACTTCATGTTCGCGCCGGACTGGGAGCAGGGCTGCCAGGGGTGTACCATGCTGGTCAACAGTCTCGGTGATTTGTCTCTGCTCAATAAACGGGATACGACATTCGTTCTGGTTTCCCGAGCACAATTGGAGAAACTTCAGAAATACAAGGCCGAACAGGGATGGGACCGCACCTGGGTCTCTTCATTCGAAAGTGACTTCAATTACGATTTCCATGTCACTCTCGACGACACCGTTGCCCCGCCTGAATATAACTATCGCAGCCAGAAAGAACTGCAGCAGCGAAAGGAGGCAGAACCGTTTTTCCTCTCGGGCGAATTGCACGGCGTTAGTGTCTTTTTCCGTGTGGGCGACGATGTTTATCACACCTATTCGACCTACGCCCGGGGATGTGAAAGCCTGACCGATTCCTTTCGTCTGCTGGACCTGACTCCCTATGGTCGGCAGGAAGAATTCGAAGATTCCCCAACTGGCTGGCCCCAGAAGCCCACTTACGGTTAA
- a CDS encoding carboxypeptidase regulatory-like domain-containing protein, producing MFVYRLGKIFSVLIIACGMCACSGSDGPQLGQVSGVVTLDGEPLEYAQITFQPEKGRPSVAETDSAGNYSLSYTGTSTGALIGAHKVVITSAMDAYSDETGEGKDRKARAELLPAKYHTQTTLTADVKSGSNQIDFPLTSK from the coding sequence ATGTTCGTTTATCGTCTCGGAAAAATCTTCAGCGTCCTGATCATCGCCTGTGGAATGTGTGCCTGCAGCGGCAGTGACGGTCCACAACTGGGCCAGGTTTCAGGAGTCGTGACTCTCGACGGGGAGCCACTGGAATATGCGCAGATCACTTTTCAGCCTGAAAAAGGTCGTCCCTCGGTCGCAGAAACCGACAGTGCAGGAAATTACTCTTTGTCTTACACGGGCACCAGCACCGGGGCCTTGATAGGTGCTCACAAGGTTGTGATTACTTCCGCCATGGATGCCTATTCGGACGAGACTGGCGAAGGTAAAGACAGGAAGGCACGTGCCGAACTGTTGCCGGCAAAATATCATACCCAGACCACGCTCACAGCCGATGTCAAATCGGGCAGCAATCAGATCGATTTCCCGCTCACTTCGAAGTAA
- a CDS encoding putative signal transducing protein has protein sequence MSDDFITIATTSTPTEASLIRNQLEAEGIRVYLSDEEAVGMAWYLGNALGGIKVQVASEDADRAFELLDEHDPVTISEEDWKTVEGFENGWEEGEATEDDAQDSVEESAAERDLDQDVDRAFKAAVLGIIFFPIQVYSFFLLLDILFSGLTLTPSQQKKVSISFLLDCFVLSAWSYILFFRGY, from the coding sequence ATGTCTGATGACTTCATCACCATCGCAACGACAAGCACCCCTACCGAAGCCAGCCTGATCCGCAACCAGCTGGAAGCGGAGGGAATTCGGGTCTATCTCTCAGACGAAGAAGCGGTCGGCATGGCCTGGTATCTTGGGAATGCACTCGGCGGGATTAAGGTTCAGGTCGCTTCTGAAGACGCCGATCGCGCTTTTGAACTACTCGATGAACACGATCCGGTGACCATCAGCGAGGAAGACTGGAAAACCGTCGAAGGCTTCGAGAACGGCTGGGAAGAGGGTGAAGCTACGGAAGACGATGCACAAGACTCCGTTGAGGAATCGGCTGCTGAGCGAGACCTGGACCAGGATGTTGATCGTGCTTTTAAAGCCGCCGTCCTGGGCATCATTTTTTTCCCGATCCAGGTCTATTCATTTTTCCTGTTGCTGGATATTCTCTTTTCCGGTCTCACGTTGACTCCATCTCAACAGAAAAAAGTAAGTATCAGTTTTCTGCTGGACTGTTTCGTTTTGTCGGCCTGGTCATACATCCTGTTCTTCCGCGGTTATTAA
- a CDS encoding acyltransferase family protein, whose product MFIKQLESLRGIAALMVALSHCLIVFAVDQNPMIWTTRLWETQGTQAFLTRLLLIPCNGGAAVTVFFVLSGYVLGLSLDRKPRQSLTYLAFYVKRVLRIYPAYLVCLTLIIVSIMGFHSYQRFPNTSLWFQEWYQQNITWNNALANYALLETNLNQIAWTLKVELVMSFGFPLFYLLCRKRAQKGNYVILLILMALSCILPGIIYLLYGFVFYLGLMLPILIEQLKQAVAPSARNTLFLVSVIALLSARSLFAPQERFFTVLLEALAAAAIITILAEGTVKVWGSRLLDFPLVHKLGQISYSFYIYHFIIMYWLAWGLLHLVSAEITANYPLLLSLLLAVVSVPLTFVVAQLSYQAVERPMIGWGARLAEKVTDLARASTARLRLQRK is encoded by the coding sequence ATGTTTATTAAACAACTGGAATCTCTGCGCGGGATTGCTGCGTTGATGGTCGCGCTCAGTCACTGTCTGATCGTGTTCGCCGTCGATCAGAATCCGATGATCTGGACGACCAGACTCTGGGAGACGCAGGGGACCCAGGCCTTCCTTACCAGACTGCTGTTGATTCCCTGTAACGGCGGCGCCGCGGTGACGGTGTTCTTCGTTCTGAGTGGCTATGTCCTGGGACTGTCGCTCGATCGCAAGCCCCGACAGTCGCTGACGTATCTGGCGTTTTACGTGAAGCGCGTCTTGCGAATCTATCCCGCGTATCTCGTCTGTCTCACACTGATCATAGTTTCCATCATGGGGTTCCATTCTTACCAGCGGTTTCCGAATACGTCGCTCTGGTTTCAGGAGTGGTATCAGCAGAATATCACCTGGAACAACGCACTGGCCAATTATGCCCTGCTGGAGACAAACCTCAATCAGATCGCCTGGACGCTGAAAGTAGAACTGGTGATGTCGTTCGGCTTTCCGCTCTTTTATCTACTCTGTCGAAAACGCGCACAGAAAGGGAATTATGTCATCCTGCTGATTCTGATGGCACTTTCCTGTATTCTACCGGGAATTATTTATCTGCTGTATGGGTTCGTCTTCTACCTGGGACTGATGCTGCCGATCCTGATTGAACAACTGAAACAGGCAGTCGCCCCGTCCGCCCGCAACACTCTGTTTCTGGTCAGTGTCATCGCTCTGCTCTCAGCCCGTTCCCTGTTTGCACCTCAGGAACGCTTTTTTACCGTCCTGCTCGAAGCCCTGGCTGCAGCCGCGATCATCACCATCCTGGCGGAAGGAACCGTCAAGGTCTGGGGAAGCCGCCTGTTGGATTTCCCGCTGGTCCACAAACTCGGGCAGATTTCGTATTCCTTTTACATCTATCACTTCATCATCATGTACTGGCTCGCCTGGGGCCTGCTGCATCTGGTCAGTGCGGAAATCACTGCGAATTATCCACTGCTGTTGAGCCTGCTTCTGGCTGTCGTTTCAGTACCCCTCACTTTCGTGGTGGCCCAGCTTTCCTATCAGGCAGTAGAACGCCCCATGATCGGCTGGGGCGCCCGCCTGGCAGAAAAAGTGACAGACCTGGCCCGAGCCTCTACCGCCCGCCTGCGTCTGCAGAGAAAATAG